In Spea bombifrons isolate aSpeBom1 chromosome 12, aSpeBom1.2.pri, whole genome shotgun sequence, the following proteins share a genomic window:
- the LOC128469863 gene encoding proline rich transmembrane protein 1B-like: MYQEQKSDNMASPQNYPPNPNSAPYPPSYPNSAPYPPSYPNSAPYPPQYGQPQTFNNVVVNSQPAMMAVSPVRVTYKDYLGLSIFNLICCCLPLGIAALVYSCKTRDSLARGDMVSASSESRTTFTLNMVALGIGITVNIIWIALVSYYTSIVYTYSNSNYYG, from the exons atgtatCAAGAGCAGAAATCCGACAACATGGCTTCTCCGCAGAACTATCCTCCTAATCCCAACTCTGCTCCGTATCCTCCATCGTATCCCAACTCTGCTCCATATCCTCCATCGTATCCTAACTCTGCTCCGTATCCTCCACAATACGGCCAACCTCAAACCTTTAACAATGTGGTGGTGAATTCTCAGCCTGCCATGATGGCCGTATCTCCTGTTCGTGTGACCTACAAGGATTACTTGGGATTGTCCATCTTCAACCTTATCTGCTGCTGCTTGCCCCTTGGGATCGCCGCTCTGGTTTATTCTTGCAAG ACTCGAGATTCCTTGGCACGCGGGGACATGGTTTCTGCTTCCAGTGAGTCGCGGACGACGTTTACTTTGAACATGGTAGCCCTGGGAATAGGAATTACTGTGAACATCATTTGGATAGCGCTCGTTAGTTACTACACATCAATCGTCTACACTTATTCCAATTCAAACTATTATggctaa